In one Salvelinus sp. IW2-2015 linkage group LG26, ASM291031v2, whole genome shotgun sequence genomic region, the following are encoded:
- the s1pr1 gene encoding sphingosine 1-phosphate receptor 1 translates to MGDSMYSDLIARHYNFTGKLRKVEQDSRLKADSVIFIIVCCFIILENVLVLLTIWRTKKFHKPMYYFIGNLALSDLLAGVVYTANILLSGANTYKLTPTQWFFREGSMFVALAASIFSLLAIAIERHLTMLKMKLHNNGNTCRVFMLISTVWLIAAILGGLPIMGWNCIQSMPSCSTVLPLYHKTYILFCTTVFSVILMAIVVLYARIYALVRTRSRKMVFRKVSNGRGGGSASSKSSEKSMALLKTVIIVLSCFIACWAPLFILLLLDVACDIRMCPILYKAEWFLALAVLNSAMNPLIYTLTSNEMRRAFLKTLLCCSVCIRPSGKFSQPIIGAEFSRSKSDNSSHPNKDEPEYLPRETIVSSGNITSSS, encoded by the coding sequence ATGGGTGACTCCATGTATTCTGACTTGATAGCCAGACACTACAACTTCACAGGGAAGCTCCGGAAAGTTGAGCAGGATTCCAGGCTCAAAGCGGACTCTGTGATTTTCATCATTGTATGTTGCTTCATTATTCTTGAGAATGTCTTGGTCCTGCTTACTATTTGGAGGACCAAGAAGTTCCACAAGCCCATGTACTACTTTATTGGGAACTTAGCTTTATCAGACTTGCTGGCTGGGGTGGTGTACACTGCCAACATTCTGCTGTCAGGTGCCAACACATACAAACTGACKCCCACACAGTGGTTCTTCCGGGAGGGTAGTATGTTTGTGGCCCTGGCAGCCTCAATCTTCAGCCTGTTGGCCATCGCCATCGAGCGCCACCTCACCATGCTGAAGATGAAGTTGCACAACAATGGCAACACGTGCCGTGTCTTCATGCTCATCAGCACCGTGTGGCTGATTGCAGCCATCTTGGGCGGCCTGCCCATCATGGGCTGGAACTGCATCCAGAGCATGCCCAGCTGCTCCACCGTACTGCCGCTCTACCACAAGACCTACATCCTGTTCTGCACCACCGTCTTCAGCGTCATCCTCATGGCCATCGTGGTGCTGTACGCGCGCATCTACGCCCTGGTGCGCACCCGCAGCCGCAAGATGGTGTTCCGCAAGGTCTCCAATGGCCGCGGCGGGGGTAGCGCTAGCAGCAAGAGCTCTGAGAAGTCAATGGCCCTGCTGAAGACCGTGATCATCGTGCTGAGCTGTTTCATCGCCTGCTGGGCCCCACTTTTCATCCTTCTGTTGCTGGACGTGGCCTGCGACATCCGCATGTGCCCCATCCTGTACAAGGCCGAGTGGTTCCTGGCCTTGGCCGTGCTCAACTCGGCCATGAATCCCCTCATCTACACACTCACCAGCAACGAGATGCGTCGCGCCTTCCTCAAAACGCTCCTGTGCTGCAGCGTCTGCATCCGGCCCTCCGGCAAGTTCTCCCAGCCCATTATTGGTGCAGAGTTCAGCCGGAGCAAGTCGGACAACTCGTCCCACCCCAATAAGGATGAGCCGGAATACTTGCCAAGGGAGACCATCGTATCCTCTGGGAATATCACCTCCTCTTCTTAA